Proteins from a single region of Leptolyngbya sp. CCY15150:
- a CDS encoding universal stress protein, with product MYNSAAIASASYQKPHRRGKHKIFIGMAPGVGKTYRMLEEGHALKQDGVDVVIGLLETHAREETALKAEGLELIPRKQVNCRGVMLREMDTEAILKRAPQLVLVDELAHTNVPGSQWDKRYQDVEQILEAGIDVYSTVNIQHLESLNDLVHRISGVVVRERIPDRIIDEADEIVVVDVTPEMLQERLQEGKIYAPEKIDQALQNFFRRSNLIALRELALREIADNIEEESVSTGQNLHCNIQERILVCISTYPNSIQLLRRGARIANQMNGRLFVLFVAPAGKFLSKPETLHIETCKRLCQEFEGEFVRRESSDIVSAIADISDQERITQIVLGETRRSRFRLLLKGSIVQRLMRELPQVDLHIISNNQPA from the coding sequence ATGTACAACTCTGCTGCGATCGCCTCTGCTAGCTACCAAAAACCTCATCGCCGAGGTAAGCATAAAATCTTTATTGGTATGGCACCTGGTGTCGGCAAAACGTATCGAATGCTTGAAGAAGGACATGCCCTTAAGCAAGATGGTGTTGATGTGGTCATTGGGTTATTAGAAACTCATGCTCGGGAAGAAACTGCCCTGAAAGCAGAAGGTCTGGAGTTGATTCCGCGTAAACAGGTCAATTGTCGGGGAGTCATGCTTCGAGAAATGGATACCGAAGCCATTTTGAAACGGGCTCCCCAATTAGTATTGGTAGATGAACTCGCTCATACCAATGTGCCAGGCTCTCAGTGGGACAAGCGCTATCAGGATGTGGAACAGATTCTAGAGGCTGGTATTGACGTTTACTCAACCGTCAATATCCAACATTTGGAAAGCTTAAATGATCTTGTGCATCGTATTTCTGGGGTAGTGGTGCGAGAGCGCATCCCAGATCGCATCATTGACGAAGCGGATGAAATTGTCGTGGTTGATGTTACCCCAGAAATGCTGCAGGAACGCCTTCAAGAGGGTAAGATTTATGCCCCCGAAAAGATTGATCAAGCTCTACAAAACTTTTTCCGCCGGAGCAATCTGATTGCCCTGAGAGAGCTGGCGCTGCGAGAAATTGCTGATAATATTGAGGAGGAATCTGTTTCCACAGGTCAAAATCTTCATTGTAATATTCAAGAGCGCATCTTAGTATGCATTTCAACGTATCCAAATTCGATTCAACTCCTGCGGCGTGGTGCCCGAATTGCCAATCAAATGAATGGTCGGTTATTCGTCCTATTTGTTGCCCCTGCAGGTAAATTCTTATCGAAACCAGAGACGCTACATATTGAAACCTGCAAACGCCTATGTCAAGAGTTTGAAGGAGAATTTGTTAGGAGAGAATCTTCAGATATTGTGAGTGCGATCGCTGATATTTCAGACCAAGAACGTATTACACAAATTGTTTTAGGTGAAACTCGTCGTTCCCGATTTCGCCTCTTATTGAAAGGTTCAATTGTGCAACGATTGATGCGGGAACTGCCTCAGGTTGACTTACATATTATTTCTAATAACCAACCAGCGTGA
- a CDS encoding SMC family ATPase, protein MIPQSLKLRNFLSYRQATLDFRGLHVACICGANGAGKSSLLEAIAWAVWGQGRAASDDDVIYQGALEAQVDYTFRYREQVYRIIRTRYRGQPSSLEFQIETPSGFQTLTQRGSRATQSLIQQHLKLDYETFINSAYLRQGRADEFMLKRPAERKQVLADLLKLDQYDRLSEQAKERSRQVRAEMEVLERGLEQIQQQLLQSDRLATERLTLENTLEQLTQQQQAHTAQVQALHIQQQQRQLGQQELQRHHHQAQQLQQDCQQLQQQLTTLQTQERSLQTILSQSDAIAQGYAHLQALQTKDVALTQTFHTYQTLTAEHQQLQQQHQTAIAALQDQHHQVEAQLTSLVQQEQEVQQVLSKAGEIGDALERLRLARQQLQQLDRLQVQVAPLIQRRQQLQSQSERAQAHLQARLDAFNHQIQQLQLQEQRQPNLTQSAAELSTQLHYLEERRLYQQQVRDKGLERRNFMERLQADQRIYETQLAELDQKIQWLKRQAGPWLNDRSLNPSIEEELRSLQVDAQEARQTCQDQGTPYQLEVADYPPCPLCDRPLDEQHGRVVLERHQADQAAILKRLWVVREQLSASEREIQVLRQEYRDLDYELANYGAMLERRGRLQEQLQGVVTVKTQLQELIAERDALARSLESGGYAAEWQEEWQEIDHTLSQLQYDDKNHALARGQVDRWRWAELRQAEIHSAQQRQIQLAQQRPLLEARRAQIDHDLQQHHQSPLYQQLQEVSDRLLQLGYDAPAHAAVKDAIRQNQGWQLRYQDLHQAQQQLPQVQQQRQQIEAEWQERSHRLQDVQQQIAQLSQQLDSTPDATEAIALLEYQLTEGRSQRDQHLAHLGRLQQQQQQLDDLIHQRDRQQTEVQTLRRQYRVYQELAQACGKNGIQALMIENILPHLEAETNQLLGRLSAHQLHVQFITQRASKRSKRHAKLIDTLDILISDLQGTRPYETYSGGEAFRVNFAIRLALSRLLAQQSGTPLQMLIIDEGFGTQDAAGCERLVAAIQAIADDFACILAVTHMPHLKAAFQTRIEVQKQAQGSQIQLVL, encoded by the coding sequence ATGATTCCGCAATCTCTCAAACTTAGGAATTTTCTTAGTTATCGCCAGGCTACTCTGGATTTTCGTGGATTGCACGTAGCCTGTATTTGTGGTGCCAATGGGGCAGGTAAATCGTCCTTACTGGAAGCGATCGCTTGGGCGGTCTGGGGCCAGGGACGAGCGGCAAGTGATGATGATGTGATTTACCAAGGGGCCTTGGAAGCCCAGGTAGACTATACCTTTCGTTATCGGGAGCAGGTCTATCGGATTATCCGCACGCGCTATCGGGGGCAGCCCAGTTCTCTGGAGTTTCAGATTGAAACCCCCAGTGGCTTCCAAACCCTAACCCAGCGAGGTTCCCGCGCCACCCAAAGTTTAATCCAGCAGCATCTTAAGCTGGACTATGAGACGTTTATTAACTCGGCCTATCTGCGCCAAGGGCGGGCGGATGAGTTCATGCTGAAGCGGCCAGCGGAGCGCAAGCAGGTGCTGGCAGATTTGCTGAAGCTGGATCAATACGATCGCCTTTCGGAACAAGCTAAGGAGCGATCGCGTCAGGTTCGTGCTGAGATGGAGGTGCTGGAGCGAGGATTAGAGCAAATTCAGCAGCAGCTTCTCCAGAGCGATCGCTTGGCTACAGAACGCTTGACCCTGGAAAACACCCTAGAGCAGCTTACCCAGCAGCAGCAGGCCCATACGGCCCAGGTGCAGGCGTTACACATCCAGCAGCAGCAGCGCCAGCTTGGGCAACAGGAGCTCCAGCGTCACCACCACCAAGCCCAGCAGCTTCAGCAAGACTGTCAGCAGCTCCAGCAGCAGCTTACGACATTACAGACCCAAGAGCGATCGCTGCAGACCATTCTCAGTCAGTCCGACGCCATCGCCCAGGGCTATGCCCATCTGCAGGCGCTGCAAACCAAGGATGTAGCGCTCACCCAAACGTTTCATACCTACCAAACCCTGACGGCAGAACACCAGCAGCTTCAGCAGCAGCACCAAACCGCGATCGCCGCCCTGCAGGATCAGCACCACCAGGTTGAGGCCCAGCTAACCTCCCTGGTGCAGCAGGAACAGGAGGTGCAGCAGGTGCTCAGTAAGGCAGGGGAAATTGGCGACGCCTTAGAACGTCTGCGGCTAGCGCGGCAGCAGCTTCAGCAGTTGGATCGCCTACAGGTGCAGGTGGCACCCCTGATCCAGCGGCGGCAGCAGCTCCAGTCTCAGTCGGAACGAGCCCAGGCCCATCTCCAGGCCCGCCTGGATGCGTTTAACCATCAGATTCAGCAGCTCCAGCTTCAAGAGCAGCGGCAGCCCAACTTAACCCAGTCTGCGGCGGAGCTGAGCACCCAACTCCATTACCTAGAGGAGCGACGGCTGTATCAACAGCAGGTGCGCGACAAGGGTCTGGAGCGCCGTAATTTTATGGAACGGCTGCAGGCCGATCAACGTATCTATGAAACCCAACTGGCGGAGCTAGACCAAAAAATTCAGTGGCTCAAACGGCAGGCAGGCCCTTGGTTGAACGATCGCTCCCTCAATCCATCCATTGAAGAAGAGTTGCGATCGCTGCAGGTAGACGCGCAGGAGGCAAGGCAGACCTGTCAGGATCAGGGCACCCCCTACCAACTAGAGGTGGCAGACTATCCTCCCTGTCCCCTCTGCGATCGCCCCTTGGATGAACAGCATGGGCGGGTGGTGCTCGAACGCCATCAAGCCGACCAAGCCGCCATTCTCAAACGGCTTTGGGTGGTGCGGGAGCAGTTATCCGCCTCGGAGCGAGAAATTCAGGTTCTGCGCCAGGAATATCGCGATTTGGACTATGAATTGGCGAATTACGGAGCCATGCTGGAACGGCGGGGGCGTCTGCAGGAACAGCTTCAGGGTGTGGTGACGGTGAAAACCCAGCTTCAGGAGCTGATTGCCGAGCGGGATGCCCTAGCACGTTCCCTAGAATCGGGCGGCTATGCGGCAGAATGGCAGGAAGAGTGGCAGGAAATTGACCATACCCTCAGCCAATTGCAGTATGACGACAAAAATCACGCCCTAGCGCGCGGACAGGTGGATCGCTGGCGTTGGGCAGAGCTGCGCCAAGCCGAAATTCACAGCGCCCAGCAGCGCCAGATCCAGTTAGCTCAGCAGCGTCCGCTTCTGGAAGCTCGTCGCGCCCAGATCGATCATGATCTACAGCAACACCACCAATCGCCGCTCTACCAACAGCTTCAGGAGGTCAGCGATCGCTTGCTCCAGCTTGGCTATGATGCACCGGCCCATGCGGCCGTGAAAGATGCTATTCGCCAGAACCAAGGCTGGCAGTTGCGTTACCAAGATCTGCATCAAGCCCAGCAGCAGCTACCCCAAGTGCAGCAGCAGCGCCAGCAGATCGAAGCCGAGTGGCAGGAGCGATCGCACCGTCTACAGGACGTGCAGCAGCAAATTGCTCAGCTTAGCCAACAGTTAGACTCAACGCCAGATGCCACAGAGGCGATCGCTCTCTTGGAATATCAGCTAACCGAGGGACGATCGCAGAGGGATCAACACTTAGCTCACCTGGGTCGCCTCCAGCAACAGCAGCAGCAGCTCGATGACTTGATCCACCAGCGCGATCGCCAACAGACCGAGGTGCAAACCCTGCGCCGCCAGTATCGGGTCTATCAAGAACTGGCCCAAGCCTGTGGCAAAAACGGCATTCAGGCATTGATGATTGAAAATATCTTACCCCACCTAGAGGCAGAGACCAATCAACTCCTAGGACGACTCAGCGCCCATCAGCTCCATGTCCAGTTTATTACTCAGCGAGCGAGTAAGCGCAGTAAACGCCATGCCAAGCTAATTGATACCCTAGATATTTTAATTAGTGACCTCCAGGGTACCCGTCCCTACGAAACCTATTCTGGCGGTGAAGCCTTTCGGGTCAATTTTGCTATCCGTCTAGCCTTATCTCGTCTATTAGCCCAGCAGTCTGGCACACCGCTGCAAATGTTAATTATCGATGAGGGATTTGGCACCCAGGATGCGGCAGGCTGTGAGCGTTTGGTGGCAGCTATCCAAGCGATCGCTGATGATTTTGCCTGTATCTTAGCGGTCACTCACATGCCGCACCTCAAAGCGGCGTTTCAAACCCGTATTGAGGTACAAAAACAAGCTCAAGGATCGCAAATTCAGTTGGTTCTGTAG
- a CDS encoding CHAT domain-containing protein, translated as MARNRRRKEEQAVFVPRQPEERADLVIFVDRDTRESKYKYHLICDHPNLARAYGPCLSPKNLNDYIEILGNRIERVNQIYSKYDQFQKNGSLSPQSISELQRDLEIIGIELYRNLFDDEFKALYWDILKDNVKSVLIHSEDLRIPWELVRPSKDEAEDLFWGEKFELARYPKNLRMPRTIHVRKIVLISPPLSQDSSEVFHRSSAQEEFDLIRQAFSNVDFEEVNPPNKQAIEQLFQQSNSFSNLHYFGHCRFVQLDPDASCLILANGETLMAREVVGRLLGFASNGNQAFIFMNACASAGDNFNFSGVNGWIRVFVYDAKCSGFIGTCWEVSHFAACKFSAFFYNSVTNSSGLMTVARALKDARLDLRDLYPGDPSWLSYTIYGEPFAKFVLQ; from the coding sequence ATGGCAAGAAACAGGAGAAGAAAAGAGGAACAAGCCGTCTTTGTCCCGCGTCAACCTGAAGAGCGTGCAGACTTAGTAATTTTTGTTGATCGAGATACTAGGGAATCCAAATATAAATATCACCTGATATGTGATCACCCTAACTTAGCACGCGCTTACGGACCTTGTTTGAGTCCTAAGAATCTAAATGATTATATTGAAATTCTTGGAAATCGCATTGAACGTGTTAATCAAATTTACTCTAAATATGATCAATTTCAAAAAAATGGATCTCTAAGTCCTCAGAGTATAAGTGAACTACAAAGAGATTTAGAAATTATTGGGATTGAATTATATAGAAATCTCTTTGATGATGAGTTTAAAGCTCTGTACTGGGATATATTGAAAGACAATGTAAAAAGTGTGTTAATACATTCAGAAGACTTGAGGATTCCCTGGGAACTTGTAAGACCTTCTAAAGATGAAGCCGAGGATCTTTTTTGGGGCGAAAAGTTTGAGCTAGCACGTTATCCTAAAAATCTAAGAATGCCTCGTACAATTCATGTAAGAAAAATTGTGCTCATCTCGCCCCCTCTTTCACAAGATTCATCTGAGGTATTTCATAGATCATCTGCTCAGGAGGAGTTTGATCTGATAAGGCAAGCTTTTAGCAATGTGGATTTTGAAGAAGTAAACCCACCTAATAAACAGGCTATAGAGCAATTATTTCAACAAAGCAATAGCTTTTCTAATCTACATTATTTTGGTCACTGTAGGTTTGTGCAACTTGATCCAGATGCATCTTGCCTAATACTTGCCAACGGTGAAACTCTAATGGCCAGAGAAGTTGTAGGCAGGTTGCTAGGATTTGCCTCAAATGGTAATCAAGCATTCATTTTTATGAATGCTTGTGCTAGTGCAGGAGATAACTTTAATTTTTCTGGTGTCAATGGATGGATTAGGGTGTTTGTTTATGATGCAAAATGTAGTGGGTTTATAGGAACATGTTGGGAAGTTTCTCATTTTGCTGCTTGTAAGTTTTCAGCCTTCTTCTACAATTCGGTAACTAATTCAAGTGGACTAATGACTGTTGCAAGGGCTTTGAAAGATGCGAGACTTGACTTGAGAGATCTTTATCCTGGCGATCCTAGCTGGCTGAGTTACACTATCTACGGTGAACCATTCGCTAAATTTGTACTCCAATAG
- a CDS encoding cysteine synthase A: MDIKNGFVATVGHTPLIRLNSFSDETGCEILGKAEFLNPGGSVKDRAALYIINDAEARGHLKPGGTVVEGTAGNTGIGLAHICNAKGYKCLIIIPDTQSQEKMDVLRTLGAEVRPVPAVPYRDPNNYVKLSGRVAEELDNAIWANQFDNLANRLAHYETTGPEIWAQTDGKIDAWVAATGTGGTYAGVAMYLKDQNPAVQTVVADPMGSGLYSYIKTGEIAPTGSSITEGIGNSRITANMEGAPIDDAIQIDDQECLRVVYQLLHRDGLFMGGSVGINVAAAVALAKQMGPGHTIVTVLCDSGSRYQSRLYNPDWLKSKGLSLTD, encoded by the coding sequence ATGGATATTAAGAACGGATTTGTAGCAACCGTGGGCCATACACCGCTCATTCGGCTCAACAGCTTCAGTGACGAAACCGGCTGTGAAATTCTTGGAAAAGCGGAATTTCTCAATCCAGGAGGCTCTGTCAAAGACCGAGCTGCGCTCTACATCATCAACGATGCAGAAGCACGCGGCCACCTGAAACCCGGCGGCACTGTTGTTGAAGGAACCGCAGGCAACACCGGCATTGGCCTAGCCCATATTTGTAACGCCAAGGGCTACAAATGCCTGATTATTATCCCAGACACCCAGTCCCAGGAAAAAATGGACGTGCTGCGTACCCTCGGGGCAGAAGTGCGTCCGGTGCCAGCCGTGCCCTACCGTGATCCCAACAACTACGTGAAGCTCTCAGGGCGCGTGGCTGAGGAATTGGACAATGCCATTTGGGCTAACCAGTTTGATAATCTGGCGAACCGCCTCGCCCACTATGAAACCACGGGGCCGGAAATCTGGGCGCAAACCGACGGCAAAATTGATGCCTGGGTGGCAGCAACGGGGACGGGGGGCACCTATGCAGGGGTCGCTATGTACCTCAAAGATCAAAATCCAGCGGTGCAAACCGTGGTGGCTGATCCTATGGGTAGCGGTCTCTACAGCTATATCAAAACTGGGGAAATTGCCCCCACCGGCAGCTCCATCACCGAAGGCATTGGCAATAGCCGCATCACCGCCAATATGGAGGGGGCTCCCATTGACGACGCCATCCAAATTGATGACCAAGAATGTTTGCGGGTGGTGTATCAACTCCTACACCGCGATGGGTTATTTATGGGCGGTTCTGTCGGCATCAACGTCGCGGCGGCTGTTGCCCTAGCTAAGCAAATGGGCCCGGGACATACCATCGTCACCGTACTCTGTGATAGCGGCAGTCGTTATCAATCTCGCCTCTACAACCCCGACTGGCTGAAAAGTAAGGGACTTTCGCTCACGGATTGA
- a CDS encoding class I SAM-dependent methyltransferase translates to MTTTQSTIFERFLAPLFSQFLLDEAALLRQRDSIDWETECDRLSSPTVAYPDYYRSQNFHGIQNGYLTADAAITYDPITQYVLLPNETWIRQGLCDRVQGQPRRILDLGCGTGSTTVLLKQAFPDAEVVGLDLSPHMLVMAHQKVRLNGLSIDFRHGLAEATGFPDASFDVVTASLLFHETPPAIAQEILRECFRLLSPGGQVLILDGNQATLRQVTWLTEIFEEPYIKAYAAGSVDDWMQAVGFEAVQTENNWWSNQVTRAQKPLPVNSPDWSPSGDVQVAMG, encoded by the coding sequence ATGACAACGACTCAGTCCACCATTTTTGAACGATTTCTGGCTCCTCTGTTCAGCCAGTTTCTCCTGGATGAAGCAGCTCTGCTCCGCCAGCGCGACAGTATTGATTGGGAAACGGAGTGCGATCGCCTCTCGTCGCCCACGGTCGCTTATCCCGACTATTACCGCAGCCAAAATTTCCACGGCATCCAAAATGGTTACCTGACCGCCGACGCGGCGATCACCTATGATCCGATTACCCAATACGTCTTGCTGCCTAACGAAACCTGGATTCGTCAAGGCCTGTGCGATCGCGTCCAAGGGCAACCCCGGCGCATCCTCGACCTAGGCTGTGGCACGGGTTCCACCACCGTGTTGCTCAAGCAAGCCTTTCCCGATGCCGAGGTGGTGGGTCTGGATCTATCGCCCCATATGCTGGTGATGGCCCACCAAAAAGTTCGGCTCAACGGTCTATCCATCGACTTCCGCCACGGTCTAGCCGAAGCCACTGGCTTCCCCGATGCCAGCTTTGATGTGGTAACCGCGTCCCTGCTGTTCCATGAAACTCCACCCGCGATCGCCCAAGAGATTCTCCGGGAATGCTTCCGGCTGCTCAGTCCTGGCGGGCAGGTGCTGATTCTCGATGGCAACCAAGCCACTCTCCGCCAAGTCACCTGGCTCACCGAAATCTTTGAAGAACCCTACATCAAGGCCTATGCTGCCGGCTCGGTGGACGACTGGATGCAGGCCGTCGGCTTTGAAGCGGTGCAAACGGAGAACAATTGGTGGAGCAACCAGGTCACCCGCGCCCAAAAACCGCTGCCGGTTAACAGCCCAGACTGGTCACCTAGCGGTGATGTTCAGGTTGCCATGGGCTAA